The SAR202 cluster bacterium DNA segment AGTCAGGGTAAGATTGGGGATTTAACCTGGCTCGTTGACCCTTTGTGAGGAACGGTTCCATTCAGCCAGGGAATCGGCCACTGGGGAGCGAACATTGCGCTATGGTCTGGGCGAGACTTAATTGCCGGTGGAATCAGTGTTCCGCCTTTAGGCGAGGAATTGATTGCCGTGCGTGGAAGAGGGGTGGAGAGGAACGGGAAGCCTTGGAAGGCTACTCATCCGATGAATGAAGCGCTAGAGAGTACAACCGTCGTCGTTGAAAAATCCTTTGCGAATGAATTTATAGATTTTGCGCTGAAACAACACAGATGGATATCAAAACTTGGCTACATCAATGTGTTTGCATCCGGCACTTATCCGATAACGGAAATATGCCTTGGCCGCCTTGGGGCGGGTATATTCCCAGACATGGGCAAAGTACACGTTGCAGCAGGAGCAGCGGTAGCTCGGGAACTTGGTCTCAAAGTTACTGACGCCGCAGGGAAAGAGATCGATTGGTCTGGTAATAGCCGAATACCACTGCTGGTTATAGCCTGGTAAGACTTACATCAGCAACTTCTGGAATTGATTAACAGTTAGGCAGAGGCCTTTAACTGTCTCTCTATGTCCTTCGTCAGGTCCACCCCCTCCACCAGCTTCCCCGCCGCGTCCACCACCTGCCTGTCCTTAATTCGCACATCGCCGCCAGCTAACGATTTCAGGGTCTCCAGCAGCAGATAAGGTTCGCGGCGGTACTCCGCCTGGCGGATGAGTTTGAACAGCGGCAGGTCTTCGCCGTGGCGCTGCTTTAATTGGGCGACGGGCTGGCCCTCCATCTGCCGCCACGCGTCGCGGAAAGGCTGGGTGTCCAGGGGTAGGGTGAAGTAGGAGAGGACGGGGCCCTGGTCTAGCTCCTCGGTGACCAGGTGTATCATCGCGCCGGTCTTGTTCGCCTTGGATTCGATTAGCTGCCAGATAACACCCTGCCACTCGCCGGCAGGGCCGCCGGGGAGGGCGGGGTGGAGGTTG contains these protein-coding regions:
- a CDS encoding phosphoglycerate transporter, which gives rise to ELDAKIDFVFSNREEGEAEGSDLFFDLVGRHGLRLLTLSSRRLRREMKGLPPTEMRNRYDRRVMEFIGGYQPDICVLAGYMRIVSPEMCRRYAMVNLHPALPGGPAGEWQGVIWQLIESKANKTGAMIHLVTEELDQGPVLSYFTLPLDTQPFRDAWRQMEGQPVAQLKQRHGEDLPLFKLIRQAEYRREPYLLLETLKSLAGGDVRIKDRQVVDAAGKLVEGVDLTKDIERQLKASA